GGGCACAACGACCTGCCGTGGGAGCTGCGGGAGCACGGCGGCCCGAACCCGGTCGAGGCGGCCGCGTCGCTCGACCTGACCGTCCGGCAGCCGGCTCTGCACACCGACTTCCCGAAGCTCGCCGACGGGAAGCTCGGGATGCAGTTCTGGTCGGTGTACGTGCCCTGCGAGTTCGAAGGCCACAGCGCCGTGACGGCGGTCCTCGAGCAGATCGAGGTCGTCCACCAGCTGGCCGAGCGCTACCCCGATCGCCTGCGGCTGGTCGACACCGCCGACGAGGCCGAGGCCGCGTTCGCCGACGGCCGGATCGCGTCGCTGCTGGGGGCCGAGGGCGGGCACAGCATCGCCGAATCGCTGGGCGTGCTGCGGATCCTGCGCCGCCTCGGCGTCCGCTACATGACGCTGACGCACAACTTCAACACCACCTGGGCCGACTCGGGCACCGACGAGCCGGCCCACGGCGGCCTCACCGAGTTCGGCCGCGACGTCGTGCGCGAGATGAACAAGATCGGCATGATGGTCGACCTCTCGCACGTCGCGCCGACGACCATGCGCGCGGCGATCGAGGTCAGCTCGGCGCCGGTGATCTTCAGCCACTCCTCCTGCCTCGCGGTGAACGACCACCCGCGCAACATCCCCGACG
The window above is part of the Amycolatopsis camponoti genome. Proteins encoded here:
- a CDS encoding dipeptidase: MTNEALQRATKLLDAAILADGHNDLPWELREHGGPNPVEAAASLDLTVRQPALHTDFPKLADGKLGMQFWSVYVPCEFEGHSAVTAVLEQIEVVHQLAERYPDRLRLVDTADEAEAAFADGRIASLLGAEGGHSIAESLGVLRILRRLGVRYMTLTHNFNTTWADSGTDEPAHGGLTEFGRDVVREMNKIGMMVDLSHVAPTTMRAAIEVSSAPVIFSHSSCLAVNDHPRNIPDDVLALLPGNGGVAMTTFVPAFISPKVSAWDQELKAAMETAGKEYRNLAQRGEFVKEWDGPVKPKATVDDVVAHVEHAREVAGIDHIGLGGDYDGVGTLPEGLEDTSKYPVLFAALLERGWSDEDCVKLAGKNTLRVLREVDGFAR